A section of the Paenibacillus odorifer genome encodes:
- a CDS encoding carbohydrate ABC transporter permease, with product MYYKSKGYRIFSIFNHILLILVALSCLLPMLHLLAQSFSSKTAVNGNLVSFWPVDFNIEAYVKTFKNTNFTGSMRISVVRTVLGTLISMFIITTSGYALSKDFRGRNALMWIFIFTMLFSGGLIPSYILVTKLGLKDTIWSLVLPGAFGAYNLILIMNFFKTIPKALEEAAFIDGASFFVIFRKIYLPLSLPGLATVGLFIMVGSWNAWFDGILYMSNTTDYPLASFLQTVVVQGSAQSMALSQSEAAALSEQSIKAAQIFISTLPIILVYPFLQKYFVKGIVLGAVKE from the coding sequence GTGTATTATAAATCCAAGGGATATAGGATATTTTCGATTTTCAATCATATCCTCCTGATTCTAGTAGCCTTATCGTGTTTATTGCCTATGCTTCATTTGCTAGCACAATCATTTAGCAGTAAGACAGCGGTAAATGGGAATTTGGTATCCTTTTGGCCGGTGGACTTTAATATCGAAGCCTATGTGAAAACTTTTAAAAACACGAATTTTACAGGCTCCATGAGAATCTCAGTGGTCCGGACGGTGCTGGGGACGTTAATCAGTATGTTTATTATTACAACGTCAGGGTATGCCTTGTCCAAAGATTTCCGGGGGCGTAATGCTTTAATGTGGATTTTTATTTTCACGATGTTGTTTTCCGGTGGATTGATTCCTTCTTATATATTGGTTACGAAACTTGGGCTCAAGGATACAATCTGGTCGCTCGTGCTTCCCGGTGCCTTCGGAGCTTACAATTTGATTCTGATTATGAATTTCTTTAAAACAATCCCTAAGGCGCTTGAAGAGGCGGCATTTATCGATGGGGCTTCGTTCTTCGTCATTTTCCGGAAAATCTATCTTCCGCTTTCCCTTCCCGGTCTGGCAACCGTCGGATTGTTTATCATGGTGGGGAGCTGGAACGCATGGTTTGATGGGATTTTGTATATGTCGAATACAACGGACTATCCGTTAGCTTCATTCTTACAGACTGTAGTTGTACAAGGTTCAGCGCAGAGTATGGCACTTAGTCAATCAGAAGCAGCCGCGTTGTCAGAACAGAGTATCAAAGCTGCGCAAATTTTTATTAGCACACTGCCCATTATCCTTGTGTACCCATTTCTACAGAAGTACTTTGTCAAAGGCATCGTTCTGGGTGCTGTAAAAGAATAA
- a CDS encoding helix-turn-helix domain-containing protein — MKGSVTGKFALNALFVKLMLSFLSVILILASFNLFSHLYLSGKIYKEMIRQNELGLAQTVEGYENHFRLTQNMILALTQSDSWTANLGILSHLKENRRYDIPAEVTSDLSTLYANPFLHIENFILYFKKEDYVLEREGLSSAADMFGKYYFSAEYPPEYWSRQTMDNQFLKVMPAVTFTEKTIHSTRTLGRLMPVLVKAIPYEEVYGIVMLNPQLMQDTYGDAGNTPFYILDAQENLLFSTSDVNLQTSQLPESSNAHERVGDQYYFYEKGKQTGFTYIRVTEVAAIAAEMRGMQLLLAVLLSAAVLISVLSSLIFSHRLNQPLQRLIGALDRKAGSRPEKLSSVKEFAIIGDRLSSILENNRFIQTDLDHKNSLVRQYAYTHKVKNIPLSKSLAELEDVRQSELPYASILFKVSFKTLPDEFEKHTLMLWKLIQTLITGGESDSVALQPEQDQLLLLLFNPGPQSSFLQALDTLKELLDSETSLYLTIAVSPVYSGETSFTDAYNNLSMLLNERRLNGETQIIVEPRASSAKSFHLKVTHGEELHNLLQSGNEEAVFAWLDRQLEQLQHKDAAAADFRAFALGAAEQTSKTVTKLNLPQAEAERLLPPRLEPFNAFHSMDQYKEWLRDLVRPVLVVISNRSESRDPIISFVLDYLDKHYGEDINLNLVADKLNLTPGYLSSIFKEKTNINFSEYLNNLRIERAKELLMNLELRIQDIALQVGYQNVNSFIRMFKRCAGITPGEYRKRYSRDDSLPSSGLGL; from the coding sequence ATGAAGGGATCCGTTACAGGCAAATTTGCGCTGAATGCCCTGTTCGTTAAGCTGATGCTAAGCTTCCTCAGTGTCATCTTGATTTTGGCATCATTTAATCTGTTCTCCCATCTGTATTTAAGCGGCAAAATCTATAAGGAGATGATCCGTCAAAATGAGCTTGGACTCGCACAAACGGTCGAAGGCTACGAAAATCATTTCCGGTTGACCCAGAACATGATTCTTGCCCTCACCCAATCCGATTCATGGACTGCCAATCTGGGCATTTTAAGCCACCTCAAAGAGAACCGTCGATATGATATCCCGGCAGAAGTGACATCGGATCTCTCAACTTTGTATGCTAATCCTTTTCTGCATATCGAAAATTTCATTCTTTATTTTAAAAAGGAAGATTATGTACTGGAGAGGGAGGGCCTAAGCAGCGCCGCAGATATGTTCGGTAAATACTACTTCAGTGCAGAATATCCTCCGGAGTACTGGAGCCGGCAAACGATGGACAATCAATTTTTAAAAGTCATGCCCGCCGTAACCTTTACCGAGAAAACTATACATTCCACCCGTACGCTCGGAAGGTTAATGCCAGTGCTGGTCAAAGCGATTCCTTATGAGGAAGTGTATGGGATTGTCATGCTGAATCCGCAGCTGATGCAGGATACCTACGGTGATGCCGGCAATACCCCATTCTATATTCTGGATGCACAAGAAAATTTATTGTTCTCTACATCAGATGTTAATCTGCAAACAAGCCAGCTTCCGGAAAGTAGCAATGCCCATGAGCGGGTCGGAGATCAATATTACTTCTATGAAAAAGGTAAACAAACCGGATTCACCTATATCCGAGTGACCGAGGTGGCGGCTATTGCCGCGGAAATGCGTGGTATGCAGCTATTGCTGGCTGTGTTACTCTCTGCGGCAGTACTGATCAGTGTTCTCTCATCCCTGATCTTCAGCCATCGGCTTAACCAGCCGCTCCAGCGCCTGATTGGTGCCTTGGACCGTAAAGCGGGCAGCCGGCCAGAAAAATTGAGCAGTGTGAAGGAATTCGCCATTATCGGCGACCGCCTCAGCTCCATTTTGGAGAATAACCGATTCATCCAGACCGATCTTGATCATAAGAACTCACTGGTACGCCAATATGCCTACACTCATAAAGTGAAAAATATCCCGCTGAGTAAAAGTCTTGCGGAGCTTGAAGATGTCCGGCAATCCGAACTACCCTATGCCTCCATTCTGTTCAAGGTCAGCTTCAAAACCTTGCCGGACGAATTTGAGAAACACACACTGATGTTATGGAAACTAATCCAAACCTTGATCACCGGAGGTGAAAGCGACAGCGTCGCACTCCAGCCGGAGCAGGATCAGCTCTTGCTGCTCCTGTTCAACCCCGGACCGCAGAGCAGTTTTCTGCAGGCTCTTGATACACTGAAAGAACTGCTGGATTCGGAGACATCCTTATACCTGACTATTGCTGTAAGTCCGGTATATTCAGGCGAAACCTCATTTACCGATGCCTACAATAATCTATCGATGTTGTTAAATGAGCGTAGATTGAACGGGGAAACACAAATTATCGTAGAACCTAGAGCCTCGTCCGCCAAATCCTTTCATTTAAAGGTGACCCACGGAGAGGAGCTGCACAATCTGCTGCAGTCTGGCAATGAGGAGGCTGTATTCGCTTGGCTGGATCGTCAGCTGGAGCAGCTGCAGCACAAGGACGCGGCGGCGGCGGATTTTCGGGCATTTGCCTTGGGAGCAGCGGAACAGACGAGCAAAACGGTGACGAAGCTGAATCTGCCCCAAGCGGAAGCGGAGCGTCTCTTACCACCCCGACTAGAGCCATTTAACGCTTTCCACTCAATGGATCAATACAAGGAATGGCTGCGTGATCTGGTTCGTCCTGTGCTCGTGGTCATCAGTAACCGCTCGGAGTCGCGCGACCCTATTATCAGCTTTGTGCTGGATTACTTAGACAAACATTACGGCGAGGACATCAACCTCAACCTAGTAGCAGACAAGTTGAATTTAACTCCAGGTTACCTGTCCAGCATTTTTAAAGAGAAAACAAACATCAACTTCAGTGAATATCTGAACAATCTGCGAATTGAGCGGGCCAAAGAGCTGCTAATGAATCTGGAACTGCGGATTCAGGATATCGCGCTTCAGGTCGGTTATCAGAACGTAAATTCCTTCATCCGTATGTTCAAACGTTGTGCCGGAATAACTCCGGGGGAATACCGCAAGCGCTATTCCCGTGATGATTCACTCCCCTCCTCCGGCCTTGGCTTATAA
- a CDS encoding extracellular solute-binding protein: MNKWKSVLLPLVIAATVVTGCSGGGNDTSPQSNTQGSSTASPTDSSKTEKTFTALLDNNATFPYSKSWPIWSWLKEKTGVTLEVQTPSGKLEESLNLAIASKAMPDLMYMPNRKESNKFGQQGALVDLMEYMDEMPNLTAWVKQYPEEAKAALSADGKMYMFPNQGFGETNRMIWLYRKDIFDKEGIQAPATYEELHTALKTLKAKYPDSYPLSIRYGQIPDEMNANMTVNYGTGEGAYYDFDKKEWLFGPTEDSYKEMVGMWKIFYDEGLIPPDFLSLQTKQWQDMVSTGKSFVTIDYISRIDFFNNAMQQENPEFNMQFMAPPAGIAGGKQLNPYFHYMEGGLTVASTSKNIDDVMSYMDFFYSEEGRTLSSWGVEGETYVKEGDTIKFKPEYNDVIEMRKQTGLQTSGTYTWIDFGSHLSLFSDNLKYAFEEATKYDPSMMQPRPAFTEKENEIIAITGQAIQKHRDESFAKFVTGSRKLADWDKYVEEMNNLGVDKLLSTYKEAYERVQNIQLNGN; this comes from the coding sequence ATGAACAAATGGAAATCTGTACTGCTGCCACTGGTAATTGCAGCAACCGTAGTAACTGGCTGCAGCGGAGGGGGCAATGACACCTCGCCGCAGAGTAATACTCAGGGCAGTAGTACCGCTTCACCTACTGACTCGTCCAAAACGGAAAAAACCTTCACTGCGCTCTTAGACAACAATGCTACGTTCCCTTATTCGAAAAGCTGGCCCATTTGGAGCTGGCTGAAGGAGAAAACCGGTGTCACACTCGAGGTGCAGACCCCTTCCGGAAAGCTTGAAGAGAGCTTGAACCTGGCGATTGCCTCGAAGGCAATGCCGGATCTGATGTATATGCCTAACCGCAAAGAATCGAATAAATTCGGGCAACAGGGTGCGTTGGTGGATTTGATGGAGTATATGGACGAAATGCCGAATCTGACCGCCTGGGTAAAGCAGTATCCAGAGGAAGCGAAGGCTGCACTGTCTGCTGATGGCAAAATGTATATGTTCCCGAATCAGGGCTTTGGCGAGACGAATCGCATGATCTGGTTATACCGTAAAGACATTTTTGACAAAGAAGGAATCCAGGCACCAGCCACATATGAGGAGCTGCATACAGCTCTAAAAACCTTGAAGGCGAAATATCCGGACAGCTATCCGCTCTCGATCCGTTACGGTCAAATTCCTGATGAAATGAATGCCAATATGACTGTGAATTACGGGACAGGTGAAGGGGCTTATTATGATTTTGATAAAAAAGAGTGGCTTTTTGGGCCTACGGAAGATAGTTACAAGGAAATGGTTGGCATGTGGAAAATATTTTATGACGAAGGGCTGATTCCGCCTGACTTTCTATCTCTGCAAACTAAGCAATGGCAGGACATGGTGTCCACGGGCAAATCGTTTGTGACCATTGATTACATCAGCCGTATCGATTTTTTTAACAATGCGATGCAGCAGGAAAATCCGGAGTTCAACATGCAGTTCATGGCTCCTCCAGCGGGCATTGCCGGCGGCAAGCAACTGAACCCGTATTTTCATTATATGGAAGGTGGCCTAACCGTGGCATCAACCTCAAAGAACATCGATGATGTGATGAGCTATATGGACTTTTTCTATTCCGAAGAGGGACGTACGCTCAGCAGCTGGGGCGTGGAGGGCGAGACGTATGTGAAGGAAGGCGACACGATTAAGTTCAAACCAGAGTACAACGATGTGATCGAAATGCGGAAGCAGACAGGACTTCAGACTAGCGGAACGTACACATGGATCGACTTTGGCTCACATCTGTCGTTGTTCTCAGACAATTTGAAGTATGCCTTTGAAGAAGCAACGAAATATGATCCGTCCATGATGCAGCCACGGCCTGCATTTACGGAGAAAGAGAATGAAATTATTGCGATTACCGGCCAGGCGATCCAAAAACACCGCGATGAAAGCTTTGCCAAGTTTGTAACCGGCTCCCGAAAGCTGGCCGACTGGGACAAATATGTGGAGGAGATGAACAATCTCGGCGTGGATAAGTTGTTGAGCACTTATAAGGAAGCTTACGAGCGTGTTCAGAACATTCAGTTAAACGGGAATTAA
- a CDS encoding ABC transporter permease — translation MNTQLKWSEKANVKKNRKNPWKKEIKKNWPLYVLCIPALVFVLIFAYGPMVGLVMAFQDYKPWLGITGSTWIGWDNFARIFQYKEATQSIINTLIIAVIKIIVGIIVPIFMAILLSEIRNMGIKKSIQTLVYLPHFLSWVTVAGIMIDILGLDGGINHFLTNFLGLKPIFFLGDPTLFRPTIIISDLWKNFGFGMIVYLAVITGIDPSYYEAAEIDGASRRQQIRHVTLPSMMPMIIVIATLSLGNILDAGFDQIFNLYNPLVYSTGDIIDTYVYRSSLLNGQYGFGTAVGLFKSGISFILIVISYRIAYKVANYKIF, via the coding sequence ATGAATACCCAGCTCAAATGGAGTGAGAAAGCCAACGTTAAAAAAAACAGGAAAAATCCTTGGAAAAAGGAAATTAAAAAAAATTGGCCATTGTATGTTTTATGTATCCCAGCTTTGGTATTCGTTCTAATTTTTGCCTACGGTCCTATGGTCGGATTAGTGATGGCCTTTCAGGATTACAAGCCCTGGCTTGGAATTACAGGTTCAACTTGGATTGGTTGGGATAACTTCGCAAGAATCTTTCAATATAAAGAGGCGACACAATCTATTATCAACACCCTCATTATTGCTGTAATCAAAATTATAGTCGGAATTATCGTTCCTATCTTTATGGCGATTCTGCTAAGCGAGATTAGAAACATGGGGATTAAAAAGAGTATTCAAACCTTGGTCTATTTACCGCATTTCCTCTCTTGGGTAACCGTTGCCGGAATCATGATTGATATCCTGGGTCTTGACGGGGGCATAAATCATTTTCTTACGAATTTCCTCGGACTAAAACCAATTTTCTTTTTGGGTGATCCTACGCTGTTCAGACCGACGATCATCATCAGTGATTTATGGAAAAACTTCGGATTTGGCATGATTGTTTACTTAGCGGTGATCACAGGGATCGACCCTTCTTATTATGAGGCCGCCGAGATCGACGGCGCGTCACGCCGCCAACAAATACGCCATGTTACCTTACCGAGTATGATGCCGATGATCATCGTAATTGCGACGTTAAGCCTTGGAAATATTTTGGATGCAGGATTTGACCAAATCTTTAACTTATACAATCCACTCGTATATAGTACGGGAGATATCATCGATACTTATGTTTACCGGTCATCCTTATTGAATGGCCAATACGGTTTTGGTACCGCTGTTGGGTTGTTTAAATCTGGCATCAGCTTCATTTTAATCGTAATTTCCTATCGAATTGCTTACAAGGTAGCTAACTACAAAATATTTTAA
- a CDS encoding family 43 glycosylhydrolase: protein MDENANTVTLLNSAPLLDMSGNPVHAHGGHMLYTDGYYYWFGEKRMDRRRVSCYRSVDLVSWEWRNDVLTLDSPVQPIYHRTTLELEPLDREGRPTGAVIERPKVLYNEPTGRFVMWMHWENGRDYSDARCAIADCGTVDGDYVYRGSFNPIGNMSRDCTLFQDDDGTAYFISAARENADLIMYRLSPDYLSIEEQVKTLWPGQAREAPALMKRQGVYFLISSACTGWLPNQGTYAWSEELFGRWSPLLPLGDITTYDSQPAFIVPIVGTDNDQCSYLYVGDRWDPADYYASSYVFLPLSFPSDREMKLDWAERTVIDLRKGIVAVECGSGSGLFRLKSLGMGIYLAAGNQSIEHEETLNVEVRTLSYEDQQQRWTVEYGEKGRARIRNNVKVLSIGSLNSLLLEPIRDNEDQFIWLLTETEAGSLTIGSNDGRVLTVAGEQRGGWGCVFLESKRCHDPRIVADPQLFQLISVR from the coding sequence ATGGACGAAAACGCGAATACAGTCACCCTACTAAATAGCGCTCCACTTCTGGATATGAGCGGAAATCCTGTACATGCACATGGTGGACATATGCTCTATACGGATGGATATTATTACTGGTTTGGTGAGAAGCGGATGGATCGGCGGAGAGTGAGCTGCTACCGATCCGTGGATCTAGTGAGTTGGGAATGGCGCAATGATGTGCTCACACTCGATTCACCGGTACAGCCGATTTATCACCGCACCACATTAGAGCTTGAACCCTTGGACAGGGAGGGGCGCCCAACGGGTGCGGTAATTGAGCGCCCAAAAGTACTCTACAACGAACCTACAGGGAGATTTGTTATGTGGATGCATTGGGAAAATGGACGCGACTACTCTGATGCGCGCTGCGCGATCGCTGATTGCGGGACGGTAGATGGGGATTATGTTTACCGGGGCAGCTTTAATCCGATAGGTAACATGTCTCGTGACTGCACCTTGTTCCAGGATGACGATGGGACGGCTTATTTTATCTCCGCGGCAAGGGAAAATGCTGATCTTATTATGTATCGTCTGTCACCTGATTACCTCAGCATAGAAGAACAGGTCAAGACCTTGTGGCCCGGACAAGCGCGTGAAGCACCTGCATTAATGAAACGTCAGGGTGTATATTTCCTCATCTCGTCCGCCTGTACGGGCTGGTTGCCTAACCAAGGAACCTATGCCTGGTCCGAGGAATTATTTGGTCGTTGGTCACCCTTGCTGCCTTTGGGCGACATCACTACATACGACAGCCAGCCTGCTTTTATAGTTCCTATTGTAGGAACAGACAATGACCAGTGCTCTTACCTGTATGTTGGGGATCGCTGGGACCCTGCGGATTATTATGCCTCTTCCTATGTATTTCTGCCGCTCAGCTTTCCTTCTGACCGGGAAATGAAGCTTGACTGGGCAGAGCGAACCGTGATTGACCTTAGGAAGGGAATCGTAGCTGTGGAATGCGGCTCTGGTAGTGGTCTGTTCAGATTGAAAAGCTTAGGAATGGGGATTTATCTGGCGGCGGGAAATCAATCTATTGAACATGAGGAGACCCTGAACGTCGAAGTCCGTACGCTTTCGTATGAAGATCAGCAGCAGAGATGGACGGTTGAATACGGGGAGAAGGGCAGGGCAAGAATTCGAAACAATGTAAAGGTCTTATCTATTGGCTCGTTGAATTCCTTGCTGCTGGAGCCTATTCGGGACAACGAAGATCAGTTTATATGGTTGCTTACAGAGACAGAAGCAGGTTCACTGACTATTGGGAGCAATGACGGAAGAGTTCTTACCGTAGCAGGAGAACAGCGTGGGGGCTGGGGTTGTGTGTTTCTTGAATCCAAACGCTGCCATGATCCCCGTATAGTTGCAGACCCGCAGCTTTTTCAACTGATTTCAGTAAGGTAA
- a CDS encoding ABC transporter permease: MRKKVHRRPQRHKTGILRTWNKNKALWLLFLPCLLYYLIFRYAPMFGLVVTFKDYNLFKGIWASDWVGLKYYRMFIENPDFWPLMKNTFLLGLYKLFFGFPAPILLAILLNEVRKAAFKRVVQTVSYLPHFISNVIVASMVIMFLSPTGGLINNLLGAIGIGPINFMNEPGLFRGIYVLSEIWQHIGWETIIYLAALTAIDPQLYEAADMDGASRMRKIWHVTLPGISPAIVITLILNIGKVLEIGFEKVFLMQNPAIYDTADIISTYVYRVGMVQGNFSYGASIDLFMGVISLIFIYTANYISRRVSETSLW, encoded by the coding sequence ATGCGAAAGAAAGTGCACCGGCGACCCCAACGCCACAAAACGGGAATCCTTAGAACTTGGAATAAAAACAAGGCGCTCTGGCTGCTGTTCCTGCCGTGCCTGTTGTATTATTTGATCTTCCGCTATGCGCCGATGTTTGGATTAGTTGTCACTTTCAAGGATTACAATCTTTTTAAAGGAATTTGGGCCAGCGATTGGGTGGGACTCAAATATTACAGGATGTTTATTGAGAATCCCGATTTTTGGCCGCTGATGAAAAATACTTTTCTGCTTGGTTTATATAAGCTGTTTTTCGGCTTCCCGGCACCAATTCTACTGGCGATTTTGCTTAATGAGGTGCGCAAGGCTGCTTTCAAACGTGTTGTGCAGACCGTCAGCTATCTTCCGCATTTTATCTCAAATGTCATTGTAGCCAGTATGGTGATTATGTTTTTATCCCCAACCGGAGGGCTGATTAATAATCTGCTTGGTGCCATAGGGATTGGACCGATCAATTTCATGAATGAACCTGGATTGTTCCGCGGTATTTATGTCCTGTCGGAAATCTGGCAGCATATCGGTTGGGAGACTATTATCTACTTGGCCGCGTTGACCGCTATCGACCCGCAGCTGTATGAAGCCGCTGATATGGACGGAGCCAGCCGCATGCGTAAAATATGGCATGTCACCTTGCCCGGCATTTCACCCGCCATCGTGATCACCTTGATTCTTAATATCGGTAAAGTGCTCGAGATTGGCTTCGAGAAGGTGTTCCTGATGCAGAACCCGGCGATCTACGACACAGCGGATATTATCAGTACTTATGTCTATAGGGTGGGTATGGTGCAGGGGAACTTCAGCTATGGCGCTTCTATTGATCTCTTCATGGGCGTGATTAGCTTGATCTTCATCTATACAGCAAATTACATCAGCCGTCGTGTAAGCGAGACAAGTTTATGGTAG
- a CDS encoding carbohydrate ABC transporter permease: MRSPRLSWFNVVSTFILLVVVVVTLYPFLHMLAVSLSSDVHVMKNTVSFWPKGFNLNMYKLVLGDSQIWVAYKNTLIYTVLGTFISLVVTSTGAYALSRSDMALRKSFTLLIVVTMFFSGGMIPTFLVVRSLDLVDTVWGMVLPGAVSTWNLILMRTFFSGIPKELEESGRIDGLNDIGIFIRIIVPLSKASFATIALFYAVGMWNNFIYPLLYLRSPDLFPLQVLLRNLVLAGSASSGDVTSIGGDNMVIEESLKYATIMVSTLPILIVYPFVQKYFVKGAMIGAVKG; encoded by the coding sequence ATGAGATCACCCCGTTTATCCTGGTTTAATGTCGTGAGCACTTTTATCCTTCTCGTGGTTGTGGTGGTCACGCTTTATCCGTTCCTGCATATGCTCGCTGTCTCTCTCAGTAGTGATGTGCATGTCATGAAGAATACAGTTTCTTTCTGGCCTAAGGGTTTTAACCTGAATATGTATAAGCTTGTACTCGGAGATTCGCAAATCTGGGTGGCTTACAAAAATACACTCATTTACACCGTGCTTGGCACCTTTATCTCGTTGGTGGTCACCTCCACGGGTGCCTATGCACTCTCACGCAGTGATATGGCGCTGCGCAAGAGCTTCACCCTGTTGATTGTGGTGACGATGTTTTTCAGCGGAGGGATGATTCCTACGTTCCTCGTGGTTCGCTCCCTGGATCTGGTCGATACCGTATGGGGCATGGTGCTGCCGGGGGCGGTTAGCACTTGGAATCTGATTCTGATGCGGACCTTTTTCTCCGGCATTCCTAAAGAGCTGGAGGAGTCAGGCCGCATCGACGGACTGAATGATATCGGCATATTTATCCGTATTATTGTTCCGCTTTCCAAGGCTTCCTTCGCCACCATAGCACTCTTTTACGCGGTTGGCATGTGGAATAACTTTATTTACCCGCTGCTCTACCTGCGCTCACCGGATTTGTTCCCGCTGCAAGTGCTGCTGCGCAATTTGGTGCTGGCTGGCAGTGCTAGCTCGGGAGATGTTACTAGCATTGGAGGTGACAACATGGTGATAGAAGAATCGCTGAAGTACGCGACGATTATGGTCTCGACGCTTCCGATTCTGATTGTGTATCCATTTGTGCAGAAGTATTTCGTTAAGGGGGCCATGATTGGCGCGGTTAAAGGCTGA
- a CDS encoding beta-galactosidase, with product MEWFKSDPHTQLTATSSEAFQLITTPEGGGIELQPGQLESAAWCDYGFVNAEVYHESHDVLVLLFSFYDRDHRVITYHVGILPGVRTKICLPLIHLNGEKLFLPRYPGVMQTVLRGDAGIDRKHITRFSIATLPSTTSRAVQISGLALSLTEPVFEYEQQPYIDDLGQLKGRGWPGKTVDAEALTDRLREERQLAAQVDHSGGDLSRYGGWKALRFAPTGYFRTEFDGSRWWFVDPEGYALFSTGMDCVGPACSMHVTGMEHLIPSLPEREGIYQEAWSQDGEEFSFEIANLITAFGAEWRSNWVAMTDFRLQQWGFNTIGNWSNDLFIKESQLPYVYPLVDFPMTEQSIFRDFPDVFSPEYERNAGSFAEQLLPLREDQRMVGYFMRNEPHWAFVDGLNLTGQMLKSPVRYASKKEFIRWLAEKYKTVEQLNMAWDSVFEEFEDLYDVSNVNVTGDNLTSAREVDYNQFNRIMIRRYVEVPACLCKQTDPNHLNLGMRYAWVGSDEVLEGCEWFDVFSMNCYQFSPDKEQIAQISGRLNKPVMIGEYHFGAAEGGMLAYGIRAVATQKERGEAYRYYVEQGAAIPQLIGVHYFQWNDQPVLGRYDGENYQIGVVDVCNRPYEPFVQAAKKAHDQMYQVRTGRTAPYNIVPIEIPKTGF from the coding sequence ATGGAATGGTTTAAAAGTGACCCCCATACACAACTTACTGCGACTTCCTCTGAGGCTTTTCAGTTAATCACTACACCAGAAGGTGGTGGAATTGAGCTTCAGCCAGGGCAGCTGGAATCCGCCGCTTGGTGCGATTATGGTTTCGTTAATGCTGAGGTTTACCATGAAAGCCATGACGTTCTGGTGCTGTTATTCAGTTTTTATGATCGGGATCATCGCGTCATTACTTATCATGTAGGAATTTTACCTGGTGTGCGCACGAAAATTTGTTTACCCTTGATTCATTTAAATGGGGAGAAGTTGTTCCTTCCCCGTTATCCGGGTGTGATGCAGACAGTACTGAGGGGAGATGCAGGCATCGATCGCAAGCATATCACCCGATTCTCTATCGCTACTCTCCCTTCAACAACAAGTAGAGCTGTGCAAATTAGTGGCTTGGCTCTAAGTCTAACTGAGCCCGTCTTTGAGTATGAACAGCAACCATATATAGATGATCTGGGCCAATTAAAGGGAAGGGGTTGGCCAGGGAAAACGGTTGATGCAGAAGCGTTGACGGATCGGCTGCGCGAAGAGCGGCAACTTGCGGCACAAGTTGATCACAGTGGAGGTGACCTCAGCAGGTACGGGGGTTGGAAGGCGCTGAGATTCGCGCCAACTGGATATTTCCGCACGGAATTTGACGGCAGCCGCTGGTGGTTCGTTGATCCAGAGGGTTATGCCCTGTTCAGTACGGGGATGGACTGTGTGGGTCCGGCTTGTTCTATGCATGTAACTGGTATGGAGCACTTGATACCCTCGTTGCCGGAGCGGGAAGGAATCTATCAAGAAGCTTGGTCACAGGATGGCGAGGAATTCAGCTTCGAGATTGCTAATCTGATCACTGCTTTTGGGGCGGAGTGGCGCTCTAACTGGGTGGCTATGACGGATTTCCGCTTACAACAATGGGGATTCAACACCATCGGTAACTGGTCCAATGATCTTTTTATTAAGGAATCTCAGCTTCCGTATGTTTATCCTCTAGTGGACTTTCCTATGACGGAGCAATCTATTTTCCGGGATTTCCCGGATGTGTTTAGCCCGGAGTATGAGCGGAATGCCGGGAGCTTTGCGGAGCAGCTTCTTCCATTAAGGGAAGATCAGAGAATGGTTGGCTATTTCATGCGTAATGAGCCGCATTGGGCATTCGTGGATGGGTTGAATTTGACCGGGCAGATGCTGAAATCTCCGGTCCGTTATGCCAGCAAGAAGGAATTCATTCGCTGGCTTGCAGAAAAGTACAAAACAGTGGAGCAATTAAACATGGCGTGGGATAGTGTTTTTGAAGAATTCGAGGATTTATACGATGTATCGAATGTGAATGTAACCGGGGATAATCTCACTTCTGCCCGAGAAGTGGATTATAACCAGTTCAACCGGATCATGATCCGGCGGTATGTAGAAGTGCCAGCCTGTCTTTGCAAGCAGACGGATCCGAATCATCTGAATTTGGGAATGCGTTATGCCTGGGTTGGCAGTGATGAGGTGCTGGAGGGCTGCGAATGGTTTGATGTATTCTCTATGAACTGCTATCAGTTCAGTCCTGACAAGGAACAGATCGCCCAGATCAGCGGACGACTGAACAAACCAGTCATGATTGGGGAATATCATTTTGGTGCGGCTGAAGGCGGCATGTTGGCTTATGGGATCCGTGCGGTGGCAACTCAGAAGGAGCGCGGTGAAGCTTACCGTTATTATGTAGAGCAGGGGGCAGCCATCCCGCAGCTGATCGGAGTTCATTATTTTCAATGGAATGATCAGCCTGTGCTTGGACGTTATGACGGAGAAAACTATCAAATCGGCGTAGTGGATGTCTGCAACCGTCCATATGAACCTTTCGTGCAAGCAGCGAAAAAGGCCCATGACCAGATGTATCAGGTGCGGACGGGGAGGACAGCACCCTATAATATTGTGCCAATAGAGATTCCGAAAACGGGATTCTGA